A window of Patagioenas fasciata isolate bPatFas1 chromosome 5, bPatFas1.hap1, whole genome shotgun sequence contains these coding sequences:
- the INAFM2 gene encoding putative transmembrane protein INAFM2, which translates to MKEKEAGAERGKPATYTGDKKARMAAKTNKKWVRLATVLAYVLSVSLAAIVLAVYYSLIWQPVRGGGSGPGPGPAAATPSQSRAAPPAPAFSRPPGPPPAGPTQEAPSAPRTGPEPGLVETDRPDVSPPPPGAEAGTAALRRVRGSR; encoded by the coding sequence ATGAAGGAGAAGGAggcgggggcggagcggggcaAGCCCGCCACTTACACCGGGGACAAGAAGGCGCGCATGGCGGCCAAGACCAACAAGAAGTGGGTGCGCCTGGCCACCGTGCTGGCCTACGTCCTGTCCGTCTCGCTGGCTGCCATCGTCCTCGCCGTCTACTACAGCCTCATCTGGCAGCCGGtgcgcggcggcggctccggccccggccccggccccgccgccgccacccccTCGCAGTCCCGCGCGGCGCCGCCGGCCCCCGCGTTCAGCCGgccccccggcccgccgcccgcCGGCCCCACGCAGGAGGCTCCGTCAGCGCCGCGGACGGGCCCCGAGCCCGGCCTCGTCGAGACCGACCGCCCGGACGtgtcgccgccgccgcccggggccGAGGCGGGCACGGCCGCGCTGCGCCGGGTGCGCGGGAGCCGCTGA